The Argentina anserina chromosome 3, drPotAnse1.1, whole genome shotgun sequence genome includes a region encoding these proteins:
- the LOC126786159 gene encoding calmodulin-binding protein 60 D-like, with the protein MQTRYMERSNSMAREKRGLDSAAAEQGQPDRKRPALASVIVEALKVDSLQKLCSSLEPILRRVVSEEVERALAKLGPAKLTGRSSPPKQIEGLDGRNLQLHFRSSLSLPLFTGGKVEGEWGAAIPIVLIDASTHRIVTTGPESVAKLDVIVLEGDFNEDDDNWTEEEFESHVVKEREGKRPLLTGDLQVSLKEGVGTLGELTFTDNSSWIRSRKFRLGLKVAPGYCDGIRIREAKTDAFTVKDHRGELYKKHYPPALTDEVWRLEKIGKDGSFHKRLSKAGVFSVEDFLRLVNRDSHRLRNILGSGMSNKMWDILIQHAKTCLLGGKLYVYYPDDARSVGVVFNNIYELSGLITNEQFISAESLSDCQKVYVDGLVKKAYENWIHVLEYDGIDGKSLLNFKQQKGLVTSQNEVPMASQEYTDSFNQQFTLSSLPVPSEQHIMDPGFTARGYNDGMATRFSIPQNVNLNPPSQFDGSSFPPSSQLPSTSHPHEIQRSDNMLALGPPQPSASGFQNVDTSNLASYHGTDFFPEEEIRMRSHEILENEDMQHLLRMYNMGGHGQLHGQSVHPSINATEDYSYSSAYVPSPSINYNFDVDRSRSSGKAVVGWLKLKAALRWGIFIRKKAAERRAQLIELDES; encoded by the exons ATGCAGACGAGGTACATGGAGAGATCGAATAGTATGGCGAGGGAGAAGCGGGGTTTGGATTCGGCTGCGGCGGAACAAGGACAGCCTGACAGGAAGCGCCCAGCTCTAGCGAG TGTAATTGTGGAAGCTCTCAAGGTGGACAGTCTGCAGAAGCTGTGCTCCTCATTGGAGCCTATTCTAAGAAGGGTT GTCAGTGAAGAGGTAGAGCGTGCTTTAGCAAAATTAGGCCCGGCTAAACTTACTGGACG GTCGTCTCCTCCAAAACAAATTGAAGGACTTGATGGAAGAAACTTGCAGCTGCACTTCAGGTCCAGTTTGTCGCTCCCTCTCTTTACTGGTGGAAAAGTAGAAGGAGAGTGGGGTGCTGCGATCCCCATTGTGTTGATTGATGCAAGTACACACCGTATTGTTACAACAGGTCCAGAGTCAGTGGCGAAACTAGATGTTATTGTACTTGAAGGTGATTTTAATGAGGATGATGACAACTGGACCGAAGAAGAATTTGAGAGCCATGTGGTGAAAGAGCGTGAAGGAAAGAGGCCCCTCCTCACTGGGGATCTTCAAGTGAGTCTGAAAGAAGGTGTGGGAACACTAGGGGAGCTGACATTTACCGATAATTCTAGCTGGATTCGAAGCAGGAAATTCAGGCTAGGACTGAAGGTTGCTCCGGGCTATTGTGATGGGATTCGTATACGCGAAGCAAAAACAGATGCTTTCACTGTTAAGGACCACCGTGGGGAAT TATACAAGAAACACTACCCACCTGCGCTAACTGATGAGGTATGGAGATTGGAGAAAATTGGCAAAGATGGGTCATTTCACAAGAGACTGAGTAAGGCTGGAGTTTTTTCTGTTGAAGACTTCCTACGACTTGTGAATAGAGACTCACATAGGCTGCGGAAT ATTCTTGGGAGTGGCATGTCAAATAAGATGTGGGACATCCTTATCCAACATGCTAAGACCTGTCTTCTTGGTGGTAAACTCTATGTTTACTATCCTGATGATGCCAGGAGTGTTGGTGTTGTTTTCAACAATATTTATGAGTTGAGTGGGTTAATTACCAATGAACAGTTTATCTCTGCTGAGTCTCTCTCAGACTGCCAGAAG GTCTATGTCGACGGTTTGGTGAAGAAGGCGTATGAAAACTGGATTCATGTTTTGGAGTATGATGGGATTGATGGGAAGTCTCTTCTAAATTTTAAGCAGCAGAAGGGTCTAGTTACCTCTCAAAATGAGGTTCCCATGGCTTCCCAAGAATATACAGATTCATTTAACCAGCAGTTCACACTTTCTAGCCTGCCAGTTCCTTCAGAGCAGCATATTATGGATCCTGGATTTACAGCGAGag GTTATAATGATGGCATGGCAACCCGATTTTCAATACCACAGAATGTAAATCTCAATCCTCCCAGTCAGTTTGATGGCTCTTCATTCCCTCCATCGAGTCAGTTGCCCAGCACTTCACACCCACATGAAATCCAAAGAAGTGATAATATGCTTGCCCTTGGTCCACCACAGCCATCCGCATCAGGATTCCAGAATGTGGATACATCCAATCTTGCTTCTTATCATGGAACTGACTTTTTCCCAGAGGAAGAAATTCGTATGAGGAGCCATGAGATACTTGAAAATGAAGATATGCAGCATCTACTTCGCATGTATAACATGGGTGGTCATGGTCAACTTCATGGTCAGAGTGTACATCCTTCCATAAATGCTACTGAAGACTATTCTTATTCCTCAGCATATGTGCCCAGTCCATCGATAAACTACAATTTTGACGTTGATCGCAGTCGCTCATCTGGTAAAGCTGTTGTTGGTTGGCTCAAGCTAAAGGCAGCCCTTAGATGGGGCATCTTCATCAGAAAGAAAGCTGCGGAGAGGCGGGCACAGCTGATTGAGTTGGATGAATCATAA